In Scyliorhinus torazame isolate Kashiwa2021f chromosome 19, sScyTor2.1, whole genome shotgun sequence, a single genomic region encodes these proteins:
- the LOC140396556 gene encoding THAP domain-containing protein 5-like isoform X2, whose amino-acid sequence MFPLENKERLHKWIKNMKRDNWLPTKHQCICSDHFTADSFEWRWGICYLKTHAIPTVFSFPNHQQKKKLCSRYIRRKNVFPREKSETHLEIFGPTAETDAITTSERSESSVPDAECDGQPQRSSEGDVASSQSVGNPEQTFQDTSTEPFTMIKELEVNQLLNGQLPLVTEVLQVEHSYCRQDTGKAQLWEKIFRLQQKIKKLQKQEEGTAAKLKRMENLIEQLNCPLIGKK is encoded by the exons GTTTCCACTGGAAAACAAAGAAAGACTTCACAAATGGATCAAAAATATGAAACGGGACAACTGGTTGCCTACTAAGCATCAATGCATTTGTAGTGACCATTTTACTGCAGATTCATTTGAATGGCGCTGGGGAATCTGTTATTTGAAAACGCATGCTATACCAACCGTCTTCTCATTTCCAAACCATCAACAG AAGAAGAAACTGTGTTCTCGATATATTCGTAGGAAAAATGTTTTCCCGCGAGAGAAATCCGAAACACATCTGGAAATATTTGGTCCTACGGCTGAAACAGATGCAATAACAACTAGTGAAAGATCAGAATCGTCAGTCCCCGATGCAGAGTGTGATGGGCAACCCCAAAGGAGTTCAGAAGGTGACGTTGCATCGTCTCAGTCTGTCGGAAATCCAGAACAAACTTTTCAAGACACATCAACTGAGCCCTTCACAATGATAAAAGAGCTCGAAGTGAACCAGTTATTGAACGGTCAACTGCCCCTGGTCACTGAAGTTCTGCAAGTTGAACATTCGTATTGTAGACAGGATACTGGCAAGGCCCAGCTTTGGGAAAAGATTTTCAGGTTACAGCAGAAGATAAAAAAGCTGCAGAAACAGGAGGAGGGGACCGCGGCAAAGCTGAAGAGAATGGAAAACCTGATTGagcagctaaattgccccttaattggaaaaaaataa